GATTACAATGGTAATGGCCAAATGAGAAACTAAAGCACCTAGGAGAGAAGCTAAATAACAAAAGAGTCATGGCACTGAATCATCAGCAAAAGGAAATAATACCTGTTATGCACCAAGCTAGTCCCTATTGCCGGAACATGGCTAGTAAAAGATCAATGCCCTTTATATTTAGAAACTCATAAGTATCAAGTTAAGGTTGTACAAATTCTTCTCTCCTTTTGTTTCCAGCATTTCATGCCTTTGATGATGCACCCAGCCTCTGGTTTAGGATATCAGACCTGCATATATTACTTTCCTTTTGCATATAGATCAGTCTCATGTGCACAGTTTAGGAGTGAGTATTTTGCTAGAAGCCAACATTAGAATATATCTTTTAGGCCAAGGATTTTCCAAGAACAAGTGGCATACATTAATTTGGTAAAATATGAGAATGGAGAACAGTATGATTCATACCTGATGCAAACATAGTTACACAGTTAGCACATAGACAAAAACTAGAAGAGTTCATACTGATGAGAACATAGTTGCATGATGGCCACAGAGAGAAAGTGACTAGCTGGGAGAATTTTGTGGAGGAgattattttcaaacaaatttagtgagaaaaaaagataaagtatcaaCAAGGATATGATAACCTCTGTCAGTCTACTACAATATCTTAATTGTTTTTAGTTATAGAACAAGTTAGTAACAATATTCATTTTGTTAGTTCGTATACGATCCCCAACTCACCATGCTAATTATAGTAACTATACAGATAGATTGTTGACCTAGCGAAATACTTATTGTGACTGAAATGATGAACTATCTATTCTTTTCCAAagtaaaaagaaaacaaatttggAACTCAAATTTCGCATTATATCCCGCCAGCAGCGGGGAAGGTCAAAGTTGCCTTTACAAGTAGGAAGGTGATATTTAACATTCAGTGACACAAATCTTTGGCGCTCAAATCATACCGGAGTAAGCAATCccatttcttgctcttcttaattATGTATGAAGTCTATGTTAATTCTAAAATTTTGATTTGTAAGTTGGTCAATCTGTGAAAGTTCTTGTTATGTATAATTTGTGAAAGTTGTTTGAACATCAATCAGAGATGGGTCATATTATGAACAAAAATAATATACACACTGTTGAAAAGGGGAAGGAATTAATTTTCTTCTAGTGGTCTAAGAGTTCTGCAATTTTTTCTGTGAGATTTAGAACTCGGCAGTTAGGCAGTTGGCATTTGCAACTGTTTTGAAGTAATATATGGAATATGAACATGTGTAGCATATGTAGTCGCTCATATAAATGCACATGACAGAATAATCTGAGATGCAGACCTCAAACAGCCGAGTCAGGGAAAGATTTTGTggtgtttttttcctttttgtcttTATTTTTAATGTGGTTTCTATGGTTGGTTGTTTTAGTGTATAATTTTACTGAAGTAGCTAAGATGTTTATGTGCTTGACTTATTCAATATTAATCTAATAGAATCAGGCATGATTTGACTACTACTTCAATAATTTCGTTTAAGCAAGGCCCATATGAACATTTTCTAAAGTGCTCTGGTTTAGATTCTCCTGCAAAGCATTGGTCATTGATGTTTTCCTTTTTGATTTGTTCCAGGTCTCAGAAGTGAGCTCACTCTTGGGCAGGGCTGGTACCGTTGGACTTGGGAAGGCAGTGAATATGTTGGACATAGTTGGTAGTAGCATGACAAATTTGAACTCTGGGAGTGGCTTTGTCTCAGGGGTCATATCAAAAGGCAACAAGATTTCTATTTTGGCTTTTGAGGTTGCCAACACAATAGTGAAAGGTTCTAATCTCATGCAGTCACTGTCGAGAAAAAATATAAAGCATTTGAAAGAAGTGGTGCTTCCTTCAGAAGGGGTGCAATGCTTAGTTTCTAAAGATATGCTTGAATTATTGAGAATAGCTGCTGCAGACAAAAGGTGAATGATAGACTTAAAACTGTTGCTATGTTAATTTCATAAGTATTTTTCATGAAAAAGAATCTTAGTATTGGTGCTACTCGATTATCATAACTTTAGTTATAAGGTCTTCAACGCATCTTAAAATAAACCTTTGTGTTTCTTGTGTCCATTCAACAGGGAAGAGTTGAAAGTATTTTCTGGGGAGATTATTCGATTTGGAAATCGCTGCAAAGATCCTCAATGGCACAACTTAGAACGCTACTTTGACAAGTAAAACTTGAACATGTCCACATTTGTACATTACTTGACTTTGTTTTATTAGTGTTGAAAAAATCatatttctgcttttcttttcaatTCCAGGTTGGAGTCTGATCTTACACCTCAGCAGAAGCTAAAGGAAACGGCATCAGAGGAAATGGAATACTTGATGACGTTGGTTCATTATACAGCTGTGAGTGCTCGGATATTTGGTAGTTAATGAATGCTGTGAGCCTGTGACTATATTGTTGCTAAAAGTTttgctaattatgaaattttaatgaCTAAATGTGCAATCTGAATTTGAGCTATCGAAAAATGATGATACTCTCAAAGAGTATGGTCAACCATTTAAAATTCACTTTTGATTAAGATGATCTTTAAACTACTGTTGCTGTGCCCTTGATGACATTTTGATGGCATGTGCCTATTATGTTAACCATTATCTTTTAAGGAATTTGTTGCATATAATATCTGTtggtttccttctttttcttttccaaatgGCTGATGTTTCCATGATAACTATTCAGCATAATGTGGATTTAAAGTATCAATTGCACTGGAAGTGCATGTAATACTAGTATATCTGTTAGCACTCCATCAATAAGTGCTATACCCTTGTTTCAAAAGGTCAGCTGGATATTTTAATGGTTGTttatttaagagaaaaaaaaactttgCTATTTTGACAACAGTGCCAGATCTTCTGTATGGCAGTTTTAGGGATCTTTTCTTGCTTGTTAAACACTACGTACTGTTTTTAACTGTAGTCCAACTTATTGTTGCGTAATTATTGATTTTTCTGCCTCGTAGGAGCTTTACCACGAGTTACATGCCTTGGATAAATATGAGCAAGATTACAGGCGGAAACTCCAAGAGGAGAAGAATTTGGTTGCAGCTCAAAGAGGTACATTTTTCTAGTACATCAAATTTTGTGGCACTTCATCATTGTGCATGGTTTTATTATGTCAAAATCAGCTTGTCTACAAACTACTTTTTTCTGCTTATGTTTAAAATGATGTGGAGATTGCTACAGCATGTTATCATCAACATTTTGTTCATGGTGAAAATTGTGACTTAATTTACTTTACCTCAGTAGGGTCAGTATGTATGTTGCTCATGTAGTTTCTGCGACTCATTTGTGACCTTACATGCCTCTCTTTACATCCAGGGGACAATCTACAAATACTACGACAAGAGCTGAAGAGCCAACAAAAGCATGTTAAAAACTTAAAGAAAAAATCACTTTGGACACGGAATTTGGAAGAGGTAAGCAGGTGGTACTGATTTACATGTGACTGTTGGGAGTATTTAATCATCATTGTCCATGAATCACCACCTTCAAGCCATGATTCTGCATTATATATCCAATGGTGTGATAAACCCTTTTGGAGTTCATATGTTCTGCTATCATAATCAACTATGTACTTATGATATCATTGAATCTGTACTTCTGCACACTAATGATCATTGAACCTGTACTTCTTCAAATATATCCACATCGGCTATCATAACGATGTGTATTTTTTTACTGAGAAAAACCAACTAATCAAACCTTTGTTACAGGTTATGATGAAGCTTGTGGACATTGTCCATTTCTTGCATCTGCAAATTCATCATGCCTTTGGAAGTGCTGGTACATTTTTCCTATTTTCACATGATGCTTTTTATTTTTGCACCAGCATAATAGAGGAAATCACTAAATATCTCTTTGAGGATGCAATTTTTTTGGAAATTGCTTTttcatatcattattttttatttgttatttgccTCATATCAAAATGATTCATTATATCTTCTTTCAATCGTAGATGGGGATAAACCTGTTGAAGGGTCCATCAGCGGCCAGCAAAGACTTGGGCCAACTGGCCTTGCACTGCATTATGCAAATATTATTATTCAAGTTGACACTCTTGTAAGATCCTTTTCTTTGTTTTCATATCCATTCTGCATGATAATTGTCAACACCTGTTTGTGTTTTCTGTTTTGACATTGTTCCTTGAGGTTAAATTTTCTTGGTTGGTTCAATATGGAATGTAATATGacattttttgtttcttgttcatgaaatatatcaagttaTGCATATTTGAAATGTTGAAATTATTCAGAGTATGCTCTGCATTTGTGTCTTCCTtctcatgttttgttcatataattcgATTTGGCTTCCATTTCCCCAGTTGCATTTTTGTCACTTATATAAACAGCTCTGCCTTGTATTCTCTTTTTGTGGGCATACCAACACTATGTTCTCATTATTGCTgtctttgcatttacatttttgtATTGCCTTCTATCTCTTTGATGCGCATATCGACAACATATTCTGATTATTATGTTCTCTGAGTATATCAGGTTTCACGATCAATTTCTGTGCCACCAAACAATAGGGACGCATTGTACCAAGGACTGCCACCCGGTATAAAATCTGCACTGCGGTCCAAGTTACAATCCTTTCAGGTCAAGGAAGAGGTATGTTCTCCTTGATAGCTTTTTCCCTTGCTACTAAAGGATTTCTAACCAGCATTTAATAAATCTTCATCATCTACTATTCTGTCTTTCTGTCTTTTTATTGTTGTTCTTTTATCACTTGCAGCTAACAGTTCCTCAAATCAAAGCTGAAATGGAGAAAACTTTGCAGTGGCTTGTGCCAATAGCAAACAACACAACCAGGTAATTCTAACAGCAATATACTTGAATGCACTGTCCCAGCTCTCTGTTTGCTTATTTGGAACCTTCGATTTATCGAGTgacacttttttcttttcctatttGTCAATGCAATATGGTCATCAGAGTACACCATGGTTTTGGTTGGGTCGGGGAATGGGCAAACACAGGGTCAGTGACTGTTTCATTGCTTCCTTTTATGAAAGAATTGACATCTTTCCCATCGAAGAGTTAGCGATTTGACATTATATGCATATTTTTAATTTCAGCATCGAAATGAACCGGAGGCTTCCTGGGCATACCGACTTGATCAAGATAGAGACGCTTCATCATGCAGATAAGGACAAGACAGATGCATACATACTCGATTTGGTCCTGTGGCTCCATCACCTGATTACCCACAGCAGACCTGGGAACACAGCTCTTAGGTCTCCCAACAAGTCGCCAATTCGATCACCTAAAAAGAAGAGGTCACCTGTGTCTTTGCCCATGAACAAATCTGCCTCTCCATCTTCCAAGCTCACCCCAGAAGAGCAAGAAATGCTCCAAGATGTCGACTTCAGAAGACGCACCCTGGGGAGAAGCAAAAGCCAGGAATTCGAAATCGGCGGAGCGAGGTTGAGAAAGGATGACAGGTTGAGCAAGAGCAGCAGTCACTGCCCTCGGAACGAGATTTCAAAAGAGTTCTCCTTGATGAGGCGACAGTCTGTCGCCCCCGTTATCGATTTTGACATCGATCGGATCAAAGTTTTGGATATAATTGATAGAGTGGACAGCCTTAGCAACCTATAATCTGAATGTTATGGATGATCCAGTTGATTGATATGGTTAGCAGGCCATCTGCATCTCATGTACTTGCTTGAGGGTTGACAAGCTCTGTAATATAAACCAGACTTGTTGAAAGAGAACGAGTGAATGTATTGTAAGTAATATTAGAGATGCCTATCATCATTGATTTGTGAAAATATACAAGGTGTCATTCAATCTTCATGCACAGAACATACTTAGTTAAATTAAAAGTACTTAAAATTCTTACTTCTCTTTTCTAGTGATGTCTTCTTACATTTCCTCTTACCTTTTCTTATCTAATAGTAACTATAAGTCATAAGGTGGTCTTTTATGCATTTCATTCATCTTATCTCTGATGAAggctatatttttttcttatcctttctGGAAACTACACGCATTCGTCTCAATATTATCATTTTGACGacatatattttgtatataatattatttcttaACTATTTAACACTTAGATCAAGATTTTATGGAAAGACAAATAAACTGACATTTATCTAACCTGTGAATACAAATATGGGGCCTATAACACACACAAGAATTACTAGTCTCTACCAGGCTGCCCAACCAGAGCTTAAATTTCCTCAATCCAACTCTTGTTTGCTGTGTGGCGGAGGAAGGACCAATTATGTGCATCACTGCCCTCTACTGCCCATCGCTTGAAGATAAGCATTGCTGCCAAAAGTGATGCAACTCCATTGGCAGACTGCAAAGAGCTTTACGGTGCCTGCTCCCATCTTGCCTAGTAAAAGGCCGGAAGGCAGTGAGGCAGGCCATGCCTGGTTGCTGAAGCTTTAGTGCACACTGCAATGTTGAAGCCATCATGTCAGGGAACAGGTAAAGTGCATGACAATGGAGCGGTGTCTGCTCCCCCACATTGGCTGGTCTTTGTGGTCTTATATTTGATTGATGTCTTCTGTGTAACTCtgtctttatcttttttttttctttgctttaGAAAAGAAAAGACTTTGTTCTCTTTATCGGAATATTAAATTAAACTTTAAATTTGATTAACATCTGGAAATGTATGCACAacaaagagtatatatatatatatatgttcttccGAGAAAAGTTTAAGTTGGTATAGGGCTGGCTACAAATGCATCTTAGAACTAAGAGAAACTTATAAAGAGATAGATCACTTCAGAATTTGAGATGATGAACAAATTTTATGCTGATATCTTTTCTATGAATAACATGTTAAAGATGAATTTTTCGATATGTTCAAACTACTCAAATGTAGAGAAATGTCAAATATATTTCATTTCACAAAATAAATTTTCATAAGATAATAAGACTATGGTAAGCTAATAAGCTCTTTCTTATTTATCGTGAGAAATTATTCGCTTTAAATAAATCCATATTATTGGTGTGAGCTCTTTGAGTCACATATCATGAGAAATTCTTCACTGCATCCACACTAGTCATTCTAGTGTAAGCTCTTGGAGCTgtaagaaattattttttttaggtATCTACACGATATGAGATATGAGATATgatttcatccttttttttttaggtAGATCTAAAAAAATGTGGACTTTCGATTTTGTCCTTTCACGATAGATCCAAAAGACACCTACTTTTGGCTCTTTATTAGACATTAACTTTCCAACTCTCCAaccaatataaaaataaaatggcCTTATCACAGTACTACGATATGGTCTTCATGTTGATAAGCAACAAACACCATTTCCATATGGCGAATTAGAGTTCACACAACATTGCATGTGTAAGAAGCTTAGCCGACATAGCATTTCCTTTTCTTATACACAGTACAGCTAGGTGACTTGAAGCACTCTCTTGTGGCCATGGTAGGTTGAGAAGATCCAAAATCCCTAATGCAACACATGAGTTTGTCGAGATCAGATTGAAGTCGCTTTCTCTCCTTTGGTCGTAGGGAATTCAATATGAACAGCAACACAAACATGGGAAAGGTGTCGAGACATGCTAAGCCCTACTTCCATGCCCAAGTGACTTCAACCAATACGCTGCAACTCCACTAGCTAGTTTACTTTGTACTGCCCAAGCAAACATGGTGGTGGACTCGGATGACAAGTGTGTTGTTCTTTGTCACAACCACTCCTACCTGATCAAACGATGGCAAGATATATATGTATGGCATTCTCAAAAGGCATGTGGAGAACAAGGAAGGTGTTGGGTGAGATGTGACTAATCCTCCTCATCGTCACGAGGCATGACAGAATGAGTAAGCTAGTGGggatcgatgatgatgatgagtgagTTGGTTCCAACTCAACTCAATGACAATTGAGGTTCCTCGGGTCCAATCTGATGAAGTCATTTGGAGAGCTCTTTGAGCAGCTTATAGTATTTGTTGCCCACCGCACCGATGAGTGGGGGCAGTGTGAGACGATTCTTTGACACGTTCCTTCGTCTTCCTCAACACCGCCGCTGTGGCTTCTTTTTTGATGAAGCACGTCGGTCGTCGTTGCCCACCAAGAGGGGATGTATTGCAT
This genomic stretch from Musa acuminata AAA Group cultivar baxijiao chromosome BXJ3-9, Cavendish_Baxijiao_AAA, whole genome shotgun sequence harbors:
- the LOC135586435 gene encoding protein PSK SIMULATOR 1-like, with product MGVFCSKMAVVDRSPSEITLQNGFGGQYAFPYETHGKGQGIYKTLPREEPKKQLSEDPYPFAAMDGFGIIESRAVEPKLSRASSQKSKTTMEKPTASGKSGTTKVSEVSSLLGRAGTVGLGKAVNMLDIVGSSMTNLNSGSGFVSGVISKGNKISILAFEVANTIVKGSNLMQSLSRKNIKHLKEVVLPSEGVQCLVSKDMLELLRIAAADKREELKVFSGEIIRFGNRCKDPQWHNLERYFDKLESDLTPQQKLKETASEEMEYLMTLVHYTAELYHELHALDKYEQDYRRKLQEEKNLVAAQRGDNLQILRQELKSQQKHVKNLKKKSLWTRNLEEVMMKLVDIVHFLHLQIHHAFGSADGDKPVEGSISGQQRLGPTGLALHYANIIIQVDTLVSRSISVPPNNRDALYQGLPPGIKSALRSKLQSFQVKEELTVPQIKAEMEKTLQWLVPIANNTTRVHHGFGWVGEWANTGIEMNRRLPGHTDLIKIETLHHADKDKTDAYILDLVLWLHHLITHSRPGNTALRSPNKSPIRSPKKKRSPVSLPMNKSASPSSKLTPEEQEMLQDVDFRRRTLGRSKSQEFEIGGARLRKDDRLSKSSSHCPRNEISKEFSLMRRQSVAPVIDFDIDRIKVLDIIDRVDSLSNL